One genomic region from Streptomyces sp. NBC_00457 encodes:
- a CDS encoding GMC family oxidoreductase, translating to MTPQYDDIVVGAGSAGAVLAARLSEDASRRVLLIEAGPDYLTSQETPDDIRTGNAMSFQDHDWEFKADIHEGRRIRFPRGKVTGGSSAVGATVALRGVPADYDEWARAGNPAWSWREVLPYFRRLEDDLDFGGEYHGQGGPYPIRRWRADELVPGQVAFVEACLEAGFPEAKDHNHPEATGVGPIPSNRRDRVDRVTTAMAYLTPARGRPNLDIRAHTVVDRIVFEGARAVGVTASVAGSAYETISARRVILAAGAVASPMILMRSGIGPAAELRRLGIDSRADLPGVGANLVDHQRTGAFLAPRPGVCDPSGPFLQEILRTTATGSDETNDLQYYMVNHFDLAHFPELQMLSGTTMILGVMVVSQRPRSRGTLALTSTDPLAPPRIELNFLADGGRELDLLVEGVRTSWRLANHPGIRGLAQGFVVLREAVIDNDDMIRQYVKTSIDSAYHPVGTVRMGPAEDPSTVVDERCAVHGLQSLYVCDASVMPNTVRANTNLTSIMIGERTADWLRA from the coding sequence ATGACGCCTCAATACGATGACATCGTCGTCGGCGCCGGGTCGGCTGGCGCCGTGCTCGCCGCGCGACTGAGTGAGGACGCGTCGCGCCGTGTGCTTCTCATCGAGGCCGGCCCCGACTATCTGACGTCGCAGGAGACACCTGACGACATCCGCACCGGCAACGCGATGTCCTTTCAGGACCACGACTGGGAGTTCAAGGCGGACATCCACGAAGGGCGCAGGATCCGCTTTCCGCGCGGGAAGGTGACCGGCGGCTCCTCGGCCGTCGGCGCCACAGTCGCGCTGCGCGGTGTTCCCGCGGACTACGACGAGTGGGCGCGGGCCGGAAACCCGGCGTGGTCCTGGCGCGAGGTGCTCCCGTACTTCCGACGCCTGGAGGACGACCTCGACTTCGGCGGCGAGTACCACGGCCAGGGCGGCCCCTACCCGATCCGCCGCTGGCGCGCGGACGAGCTGGTGCCGGGGCAGGTCGCCTTCGTCGAGGCCTGCCTCGAAGCGGGCTTCCCCGAGGCCAAGGACCACAACCATCCCGAGGCGACCGGCGTCGGCCCGATCCCATCGAACCGACGTGACCGGGTGGACAGGGTCACCACCGCGATGGCCTACCTGACGCCAGCACGGGGCCGCCCCAACCTGGACATCAGGGCCCATACGGTCGTCGACCGGATCGTGTTCGAGGGGGCGCGCGCGGTCGGCGTCACGGCCTCGGTGGCCGGCAGCGCGTACGAGACGATCAGCGCGCGGCGTGTGATCCTTGCGGCCGGCGCCGTGGCCTCGCCGATGATCCTCATGCGATCCGGCATCGGTCCCGCCGCGGAGCTGCGACGGCTTGGCATCGACAGCCGCGCCGACCTGCCGGGCGTCGGCGCGAACCTCGTCGACCACCAGCGGACCGGCGCGTTCCTCGCGCCGCGCCCCGGAGTCTGCGACCCGTCGGGCCCGTTCCTACAGGAGATCCTGCGCACCACCGCGACGGGCTCCGACGAGACGAACGACCTGCAGTACTACATGGTGAACCACTTCGACCTGGCGCACTTCCCTGAGCTCCAGATGCTCTCGGGAACGACGATGATCCTCGGCGTCATGGTCGTGTCGCAGCGGCCGCGTTCCCGCGGAACACTCGCGCTGACCTCCACGGACCCGCTGGCACCGCCGCGGATCGAGCTGAACTTCCTTGCAGACGGCGGCCGGGAGCTCGACCTGCTCGTAGAGGGCGTGCGCACCTCGTGGCGCCTGGCCAACCATCCGGGCATCCGCGGGCTGGCGCAAGGCTTCGTCGTCCTGCGCGAGGCGGTGATCGACAACGACGACATGATCCGGCAGTACGTCAAGACGAGCATCGACAGCGCCTACCACCCGGTGGGGACGGTGCGCATGGGGCCGGCGGAGGATCCCTCGACCGTCGTCGACGAGCGGTGCGCGGTGCATGGGCTCCAGTCCCTGTATGTCTGCGACGCCTCGGTGATGCCCAACACCGTCCGCGCGAACACAAACCTCACCTCGATCATGATCGGCGAGCGTACGGCGGACTGGCTGCGCGCGTAG
- a CDS encoding cytochrome P450 produces MVRSRLDVMAWAAAEYGDAVRLPLGPKTLYFFNHPDHAKHVLADNAENYTKGLGMIHARRALGDGLLTSDGEVWRGQRKTIQPVFQPKRIAGQLGAISDEAERLAARLSTQVGQGPVDMRAEMTAFTLGVLGRTLIDADLGEFESLGDSFEAVQNQAMFDAITLGTVPLWLPLPLQMRFRRARRDLQRVVDRLAADRAARPAGDDVVSRLIESVRHEPDRRVGRVRMRDELVTLLLAGHETTASTLSWAFHLLDEHPEVWERLHNEAVAVFGHGPLTIESMHGLTYTTQVLDEVIRLYPPVWLLPRIARADDEIGGFPVGAGSDVLLCPYLLHRHPSFWTQPTRFDPERFTPAASAGRNRYSYIPFGAGPRFCVGNSLGMMEATVVLATVARDLRLTKVPGYRVAGEAMLTLRIRGGLPMTVRAVT; encoded by the coding sequence ATGGTGCGGAGCCGTCTCGATGTCATGGCGTGGGCCGCCGCCGAGTACGGCGATGCTGTTCGTCTGCCTCTGGGCCCCAAGACGCTCTACTTCTTCAACCACCCCGACCACGCCAAGCACGTCCTGGCCGACAACGCCGAGAACTACACCAAGGGTCTCGGCATGATCCACGCCCGGCGCGCCCTCGGGGACGGCCTACTCACCAGCGACGGCGAGGTCTGGCGCGGGCAACGCAAGACGATCCAGCCGGTCTTCCAACCGAAACGGATTGCCGGCCAGCTCGGCGCCATCAGCGACGAGGCAGAGCGGCTGGCCGCGCGGCTCAGCACGCAGGTCGGCCAGGGCCCGGTGGACATGCGCGCCGAGATGACCGCGTTCACCCTCGGCGTGCTGGGGCGCACACTGATCGACGCTGACCTCGGCGAATTCGAGTCGCTCGGCGACTCGTTCGAGGCCGTCCAAAACCAGGCGATGTTCGACGCCATCACGCTGGGCACGGTGCCGCTGTGGCTTCCGCTGCCCCTGCAGATGCGCTTCCGGCGGGCGAGACGGGATTTGCAGCGCGTTGTCGACCGGCTGGCCGCCGATCGCGCCGCACGGCCCGCAGGCGACGATGTCGTCTCTCGGCTGATCGAGTCGGTCCGCCATGAACCCGACCGACGCGTCGGACGGGTACGTATGCGCGACGAGCTGGTCACCCTGCTGCTCGCCGGCCACGAGACCACGGCCAGCACACTGAGCTGGGCGTTCCATTTGCTCGACGAGCACCCGGAGGTGTGGGAGCGCCTGCACAACGAGGCCGTCGCGGTGTTCGGACACGGGCCGTTGACCATCGAGAGCATGCACGGGCTCACGTATACGACGCAGGTTCTCGACGAGGTCATCCGCCTCTATCCCCCGGTCTGGCTGCTGCCGCGCATCGCCCGCGCGGATGACGAGATCGGCGGATTCCCCGTCGGCGCCGGCTCCGACGTGCTGCTCTGCCCGTACCTGCTCCACCGGCACCCGTCGTTCTGGACGCAACCCACGCGCTTCGATCCGGAGCGGTTCACCCCCGCCGCGTCGGCGGGCAGGAACCGCTACTCCTACATCCCGTTCGGCGCGGGACCGAGGTTCTGCGTCGGCAACAGCCTCGGCATGATGGAGGCCACCGTCGTACTCGCCACGGTTGCACGCGATCTGCGTCTGACGAAGGTACCCGGATACCGGGTGGCCGGTGAGGCGATGCTGACCCTGCGCATCCGCGGCGGCTTGCCGATGACGGTGCGCGCGGTGACCTGA
- a CDS encoding DUF1702 family protein, translating into MASGWRALRRRVLTPSTSEASLSVRGFHVKSPPARQMLETVGETFLTGYAYAAEARVPAEAEERLEELPWQFRGFAYEGAGMGFAIRDGLPFGGRNVSRFLEGRARDHVYMVYVGVGWAMARLPRFRWAKVSAAAADPLLRWLVLDGYGFHQAYFHTDRYVRRQYQEPNFPWPAGGPSSYASRVIDQGIGRAIWFVGGADPEMAADLIDAFDETRRADLYSGAGLAATYAGGVDKEELQAFMRRAGNHMPQVAQGAVFAATARLQAGLVTANTRLATDLLCGVTPAQAADLADTSRTEPFGDSDVPTYELWRQRITLGLAELRRAVS; encoded by the coding sequence ATGGCCAGTGGTTGGCGAGCGCTCAGAAGGCGGGTTCTGACGCCGAGCACGTCGGAGGCGAGTCTTTCGGTCCGTGGCTTCCACGTAAAGAGCCCGCCCGCGCGGCAGATGCTGGAGACGGTCGGCGAGACCTTCCTCACCGGGTACGCGTATGCCGCCGAGGCGCGCGTGCCGGCGGAGGCCGAGGAGCGTCTCGAGGAGTTGCCGTGGCAGTTCCGCGGTTTCGCCTACGAGGGCGCAGGCATGGGCTTCGCGATACGCGACGGCCTCCCGTTCGGAGGCCGCAACGTGAGCCGGTTCCTTGAGGGCAGGGCCAGGGACCATGTGTACATGGTCTACGTCGGGGTGGGCTGGGCCATGGCCCGACTGCCGCGGTTCCGATGGGCGAAGGTGTCCGCAGCCGCCGCTGATCCGCTGCTGCGCTGGCTCGTCCTCGACGGGTATGGATTCCACCAGGCCTACTTCCACACCGACCGGTACGTGCGCCGGCAGTATCAGGAGCCGAACTTCCCCTGGCCGGCGGGCGGCCCGTCCTCGTACGCGAGCCGGGTGATCGACCAGGGCATAGGGCGGGCGATCTGGTTTGTCGGCGGAGCCGACCCTGAGATGGCCGCCGACCTGATCGACGCGTTCGACGAAACCCGGCGGGCCGACCTCTACAGTGGCGCCGGCCTCGCCGCGACGTACGCGGGTGGGGTGGACAAGGAGGAACTGCAGGCCTTCATGCGGCGCGCCGGAAACCACATGCCGCAGGTCGCGCAGGGTGCTGTGTTCGCCGCAACCGCCCGGCTCCAGGCCGGCCTTGTGACGGCGAACACCAGGCTGGCGACCGACCTGCTCTGCGGCGTCACGCCGGCTCAAGCGGCCGACCTGGCCGACACCAGCCGCACCGAGCCTTTCGGCGACTCCGACGTCCCCACCTACGAACTCTGGCGGCAGCGCATCACCTTGGGGCTCGCCGAGCTCCGGCGGGCCGTTTCGTGA
- a CDS encoding helix-turn-helix transcriptional regulator → MEVSRLAVERAITTMWDHYSEPLSLDEIADTAVLSKFYFSRVFRSLTGTSPGRFLTAIRLYSAKNLLLETSQSVTDISYQVGYNSLGTFTTRFTRSVGVSPTRFRSLSHSGLPPLPRFETDAGRRSGAVQGTVVLPPSSTPLRVYVGAFGSPIVEGMPVSCDILESPAYGCRVLKYQLSGVPVGQWYVRAAAVAVRWVDVDPRPWARYPLLVGAGKPIAVRADQNVNLRIPMRAVDKTDLPILLALPELDNRLLPEPNPAPQRAPETAAR, encoded by the coding sequence ATGGAGGTATCGAGACTGGCGGTCGAACGCGCGATAACGACGATGTGGGATCACTACAGTGAACCACTGTCCTTAGACGAGATTGCCGACACCGCCGTATTAAGCAAGTTCTACTTTTCGCGGGTTTTCCGCTCTCTCACGGGCACGTCGCCGGGGCGCTTCCTGACCGCGATCCGCCTCTACAGCGCGAAGAACTTGCTGCTGGAGACGTCGCAGAGCGTAACTGACATCTCCTATCAGGTGGGCTACAACAGCCTAGGAACGTTCACCACCCGGTTCACTCGGAGCGTCGGTGTCTCGCCGACCCGCTTCCGGTCGCTGTCACACAGCGGCCTGCCGCCACTTCCGCGCTTCGAGACGGACGCGGGCCGCCGATCCGGCGCGGTGCAGGGCACGGTGGTGCTGCCACCGAGCAGCACGCCGCTGCGCGTCTATGTCGGCGCATTCGGCAGCCCCATCGTCGAGGGGATGCCAGTCTCCTGCGACATCCTCGAGAGCCCCGCCTACGGCTGCCGAGTGCTGAAGTACCAACTGAGCGGAGTGCCCGTCGGTCAGTGGTACGTGCGCGCGGCCGCGGTGGCGGTGCGCTGGGTCGACGTCGACCCGCGCCCGTGGGCCCGCTATCCCCTCTTAGTGGGCGCGGGCAAGCCGATCGCCGTGCGGGCCGACCAGAACGTCAATCTCCGCATCCCGATGCGCGCCGTGGACAAGACCGACCTGCCGATCCTGCTGGCGTTACCAGAGCTCGACAACCGGCTCCTTCCCGAGCCGAACCCGGCGCCTCAGCGGGCCCCGGAGACCGCAGCGCGTTGA
- a CDS encoding TetR/AcrR family transcriptional regulator, which produces MSPRQADPEVSANLILAAARLLSEEGPSALSTRRLAAAVGTSTTAVYTHFGGMDDLVRAMVHEGFRRLNDRMTEVAQTDDPVADVAALGYAYRANAIEHQYLYSIMFGGASLGGFALSDDERQHGRYTLQTLVGAVDRCMAAGRFCADDPTRVAHHMWIGVHGLVTLELGGYLIEPYDADACFQTVVCSMLVGAGDDGDKAAASMKAAGARRG; this is translated from the coding sequence GTGAGCCCTCGACAAGCCGACCCTGAAGTGAGCGCGAACCTGATCCTGGCCGCGGCTCGCCTGCTGAGCGAGGAGGGACCGAGCGCACTGTCCACCCGGCGGCTCGCCGCTGCCGTGGGCACCTCCACCACCGCGGTGTACACCCACTTCGGCGGCATGGACGATCTGGTCAGGGCCATGGTGCACGAAGGCTTCCGGCGTCTGAACGACCGGATGACCGAGGTCGCGCAGACCGACGACCCCGTCGCCGACGTCGCGGCGCTCGGATACGCGTACCGCGCCAACGCGATCGAGCATCAGTACCTGTACTCGATCATGTTCGGCGGAGCGAGCCTCGGCGGCTTCGCACTCTCGGACGACGAACGACAGCACGGCCGCTACACGCTGCAGACGCTGGTGGGTGCCGTGGACAGATGCATGGCGGCGGGCCGGTTCTGCGCCGACGACCCGACTCGCGTGGCGCACCATATGTGGATCGGGGTCCACGGGCTCGTCACGCTGGAACTCGGCGGATACCTCATCGAGCCCTACGACGCCGACGCCTGCTTCCAGACAGTGGTATGCAGCATGCTCGTGGGCGCCGGCGACGACGGCGACAAAGCGGCGGCGTCGATGAAAGCCGCTGGCGCGCGCCGTGGTTGA
- a CDS encoding carotenoid oxygenase family protein produces the protein MGGAPYTQVGGYRPVSREATVFQPEVMGTLPPELNGTFARIGPNPLGVPDARRHAFEGAPMVHAIRIRDGRAEWYRNRWLRTDRVCAHLGELPAPGPRHGLSDDAGGNLVRHAGRILALGDGGVLPIQIDPDLATAARVDFDGTLSAGFSAHPEIDPLTGEMFAVAYYHEPPYVLYLVIGADGTVRRTLPIAVKSPPMMHAFSLTERYAIFYDLPVAYDPAAAAGGSRVPYRWRPDHEARIGVLPREADAPDVLWMNVDPCYVFHPVNAYERANRIVIHLVRHARVFDREPLRPGESAPTLWRWTVDPRSGTVVEEQLEEYVEEFPRIDDRYKGSHNRYGFAVAMSPCESGGYLAGPGLLRHDLIGGRTETHRFGPGHETGEAVFVPRRPDAAEADGWLLSFVYDAADDRSELVVLDTADFTGEPAAVVRLPVRVPHGLHAAWIAD, from the coding sequence ATGGGCGGCGCACCGTATACCCAGGTAGGCGGCTACCGGCCGGTCTCCCGTGAGGCCACCGTGTTCCAGCCGGAGGTGATGGGCACACTGCCGCCCGAGCTGAACGGCACGTTCGCCCGCATCGGACCGAATCCTCTGGGTGTGCCCGACGCGCGTCGCCACGCGTTCGAGGGGGCGCCCATGGTGCACGCGATCCGTATCCGGGACGGACGCGCGGAGTGGTACCGAAACAGATGGCTCCGGACCGACCGGGTCTGCGCCCATCTGGGAGAGCTGCCCGCGCCGGGACCGCGCCACGGCCTGTCTGACGACGCCGGGGGCAACCTCGTCCGGCACGCGGGCCGAATCCTCGCGCTGGGCGACGGGGGTGTGCTGCCGATCCAGATCGACCCCGATCTGGCCACCGCGGCCCGCGTCGACTTCGACGGGACGCTCTCGGCCGGGTTCTCCGCCCACCCGGAGATCGATCCGCTCACTGGGGAGATGTTCGCGGTCGCCTACTATCACGAGCCGCCGTACGTCCTCTACCTCGTCATCGGCGCGGACGGCACGGTACGCAGAACGCTGCCGATCGCGGTGAAGAGTCCGCCGATGATGCACGCCTTCTCGCTGACCGAACGCTACGCGATCTTCTACGACCTCCCCGTCGCCTATGATCCGGCCGCCGCAGCCGGCGGCTCGCGCGTCCCGTACAGGTGGCGACCGGATCACGAGGCCAGGATCGGTGTGCTGCCGCGCGAGGCCGATGCGCCCGATGTGCTCTGGATGAATGTCGATCCCTGCTACGTCTTCCATCCGGTCAACGCCTACGAGCGCGCGAACCGGATTGTCATCCACCTCGTCCGCCACGCGCGGGTCTTCGACCGCGAGCCGCTCCGGCCGGGCGAGTCGGCTCCCACGCTCTGGCGGTGGACGGTCGACCCGCGCAGCGGCACGGTCGTCGAGGAACAGCTCGAAGAGTACGTCGAGGAGTTCCCCAGGATCGACGACAGATATAAGGGCTCACACAATCGGTACGGCTTCGCTGTCGCCATGTCCCCGTGCGAGAGCGGCGGGTACCTCGCCGGCCCCGGACTCCTCCGTCACGACCTCATTGGCGGCCGTACGGAGACCCACCGGTTCGGGCCGGGCCACGAAACAGGCGAGGCGGTGTTCGTACCGCGCCGTCCCGACGCCGCCGAGGCGGACGGCTGGCTGCTGAGCTTCGTTTACGACGCGGCGGACGACCGCAGCGAACTGGTGGTTCTGGACACGGCCGACTTCACTGGAGAGCCGGCAGCGGTCGTGCGTCTGCCGGTGCGAGTGCCGCACGGTCTGCACGCGGCGTGGATCGCGGACTGA
- a CDS encoding NAD(P)/FAD-dependent oxidoreductase: MGTQRYEVAILGSGIGGSMLACILARHGVSTLLLEGASHPRFTIGESLIPETGLRLRIVANKYGVPEIGWIGTFHKLRKHVSSNCGVKRSFGFMYHRDGEENRPEEINQFGTLTPPVGPDSHLFRQDTDAFLAALSVKYGATFRSQTRISDITFGDDEVELRAASGETYRAKLLIDASGMRSMVSDQLGMRDEVPRFRTDTRTIYTHMMGVKSADLLLDPKGRRGLISPLGQSTMHHVFDGGWMWVIPFSNHRDATNPLTSVGLMLDRRKHPEPQGTPEEEFRRIISAYPTIARHFAEANAARPWVRSGRIQYSSPHLIAPRLIQLPHAAAFIDPLYSSGMSVLIAAVDLIAESLLKAVEENDYAVERFKFMEDVVNRGFDHYDTIVSGSYDSFASYDTWNAWNRNWVMGSLLGTFGPLSLLMRYHKTKDRSYLEKTTEPSRMGVLGSHLPGVVDMARASRADMDAAIAGQITHREASERIFARFRAIDFLPPYMGFGDPKKTATATFTLIPGARHVTWYRMHGDPVYRDNCTFPLMTYARDGAAFVLGEAREGWRRSFSALRDVFFADNSDWRHAAPALDAHRELVTPVPALVPSVDEPAELDGVEAPRSAASPTGIG; this comes from the coding sequence ATGGGCACTCAGCGATATGAAGTGGCAATCCTCGGGTCGGGAATCGGCGGCTCGATGCTCGCGTGCATCCTCGCCCGGCACGGAGTCTCGACTCTCCTGCTTGAGGGAGCGAGCCATCCGAGGTTCACCATCGGCGAGTCATTGATTCCGGAGACCGGCCTACGCCTGCGTATCGTCGCCAACAAATACGGCGTCCCGGAGATCGGGTGGATCGGCACGTTCCACAAGCTGCGCAAACACGTGAGCAGTAATTGCGGGGTGAAGCGCTCCTTCGGCTTCATGTATCACCGTGACGGCGAGGAGAACCGCCCCGAGGAGATCAACCAGTTCGGGACGCTGACACCGCCCGTCGGCCCTGACTCGCATCTGTTCCGCCAGGACACCGATGCCTTCCTCGCGGCGCTCTCGGTCAAGTACGGGGCGACGTTCCGCTCCCAGACGCGCATCTCCGACATCACCTTCGGGGACGACGAGGTCGAACTGCGCGCGGCCTCCGGCGAGACGTACCGCGCCAAGCTCCTGATCGACGCCTCGGGCATGCGGTCGATGGTCTCCGACCAGCTCGGCATGCGCGACGAAGTGCCGCGCTTCCGTACTGACACACGCACCATCTACACCCACATGATGGGCGTCAAGAGCGCGGATCTGCTGTTGGACCCCAAGGGTCGGCGCGGCCTGATCTCGCCGCTCGGTCAGTCCACCATGCATCACGTCTTTGACGGCGGCTGGATGTGGGTCATCCCGTTCAGCAACCACCGCGACGCCACTAACCCGCTGACCAGCGTGGGCCTGATGCTCGACCGGCGCAAGCACCCTGAGCCGCAGGGGACGCCGGAGGAGGAGTTCCGCCGGATCATCTCCGCCTACCCGACGATTGCACGGCACTTCGCCGAGGCGAACGCCGCACGGCCGTGGGTCAGGTCGGGCCGCATCCAGTACTCCTCGCCGCACCTGATCGCGCCCCGCCTGATCCAACTCCCGCACGCGGCCGCGTTCATCGACCCGCTCTACTCGAGCGGCATGTCGGTGCTCATCGCTGCGGTCGACCTGATCGCCGAGTCGCTGCTCAAAGCCGTCGAGGAGAACGACTACGCGGTCGAACGGTTCAAGTTCATGGAGGACGTGGTCAACCGCGGGTTCGACCACTACGACACGATCGTGTCAGGGTCGTACGACTCGTTCGCGAGCTACGACACCTGGAACGCGTGGAACCGCAACTGGGTGATGGGGAGCCTCCTCGGCACGTTCGGTCCGCTGTCGCTGCTGATGCGCTACCACAAGACGAAGGACCGCTCGTACCTGGAGAAGACCACCGAGCCGAGCCGCATGGGCGTGCTTGGCAGCCACCTGCCGGGCGTCGTCGACATGGCGCGGGCCTCGCGCGCAGACATGGACGCCGCGATCGCAGGCCAGATCACCCACCGGGAGGCGAGCGAGCGCATCTTCGCCCGGTTCCGCGCGATCGACTTCCTGCCGCCTTACATGGGCTTCGGCGACCCCAAGAAGACCGCCACGGCGACGTTCACGCTGATCCCCGGTGCCCGCCACGTCACGTGGTACCGGATGCACGGCGACCCGGTGTACCGGGACAACTGCACCTTCCCGCTGATGACGTACGCACGTGACGGTGCGGCCTTCGTGCTGGGCGAGGCGCGCGAAGGGTGGCGGCGCAGCTTCTCCGCCCTGCGCGACGTCTTCTTCGCCGACAACAGTGACTGGCGCCACGCCGCGCCGGCACTCGATGCGCACCGAGAGCTCGTGACGCCGGTTCCGGCGCTCGTGCCCTCCGTGGACGAACCGGCCGAGCTCGACGGCGTCGAGGCCCCCCGGAGCGCGGCCTCGCCGACCGGGATCGGCTGA
- a CDS encoding CRTAC1 family protein yields MRLSKRLRRLVPGVLAFVVGVSLFFGASNAVTVSGGPQTAAQYKFQELPIALPPGYNDQPMNTIREVNPAYQKIRSWISAVGASVAINDVTGHGRANGMCIVDTRTNSVIVTYTPTAPAADRFTPFTLNPAPLPYDNTMAPTGCAAGDFTGDGRIGFLVTYWGRTPILFLPKSTATTPSPSAYVRQELVPSQSSDGKYHGPRWNTDAAYVADLDGSGHPSIIIGNYFPDSDVLDPNGLKNVSMTNSLSSGDNAGGDHVLRWNGATSGPHPTVDYVKEEGAIPFEISTGWTLAISGADLTGDGLPEPYIANDFGHGHLLYNESTPGHIKFSEAKGRRTGTTPKSFVVGDGSFKGMGVDFADLNGDARFDFYVPNINVAWGLQESNLLFINKAANDADMRQQLSKGVAPFTQEAQQHGLAWTGWCWDVKTGDFRNDGEQDVIQTTGFIKGTENRWNWLQEAATENDVLLSNPAMWPNFQPGDDVSGHEALAFYAKNSSGTYVNISSELGLAVPTPTRAVATGDTTGTGTLDFAVARQWGPPAFYANRAPERGNSLELKLYRPSTDPAKAGKGLAAIGTPAYGAQVKITTPQGTQISQLDGGGGHVGFRSFDVHFGIGSYSGPVSVDLQWRDVDGGLHQQALKLKPGVHTLMLTDTAQEVSSR; encoded by the coding sequence GTGAGGCTGAGTAAGCGTCTTCGTCGGCTGGTGCCGGGAGTGCTGGCCTTTGTTGTCGGCGTGTCGCTGTTTTTCGGCGCAAGCAATGCGGTCACGGTGTCCGGCGGTCCGCAGACCGCCGCGCAGTACAAGTTCCAGGAACTGCCCATCGCGCTGCCGCCCGGTTACAACGACCAGCCCATGAACACGATCCGGGAGGTGAACCCGGCGTACCAGAAGATCCGTTCCTGGATCTCGGCGGTCGGGGCGAGCGTCGCTATCAACGACGTCACCGGCCACGGCCGCGCGAACGGCATGTGCATCGTAGACACCCGGACGAACTCGGTGATCGTGACGTACACGCCCACCGCGCCGGCGGCCGACCGGTTCACGCCGTTCACGCTGAACCCGGCGCCGCTGCCGTACGACAACACGATGGCGCCGACCGGCTGCGCGGCCGGCGACTTTACGGGCGACGGCCGTATCGGCTTCCTCGTGACGTACTGGGGACGGACCCCGATCCTGTTCCTGCCGAAGTCGACCGCCACGACGCCCTCGCCGAGCGCGTACGTGCGGCAGGAGCTCGTGCCCTCGCAGTCGTCCGACGGCAAGTACCACGGCCCGCGCTGGAACACCGACGCCGCTTACGTCGCGGACCTCGACGGCAGCGGGCACCCCTCGATCATCATCGGCAACTACTTCCCCGATTCGGACGTGCTGGACCCGAACGGCCTGAAGAACGTTTCGATGACCAACAGCCTCTCGTCCGGGGACAACGCCGGCGGTGACCACGTGCTGCGCTGGAACGGCGCGACCTCGGGCCCCCACCCGACCGTCGACTACGTCAAGGAGGAGGGTGCGATCCCGTTCGAGATATCGACGGGCTGGACGCTCGCGATCTCCGGGGCGGATCTCACCGGTGACGGCCTGCCGGAACCTTATATCGCCAACGACTTTGGCCACGGCCACCTCCTGTACAACGAATCGACCCCGGGCCACATCAAATTCAGCGAGGCCAAGGGCCGGCGCACGGGGACGACTCCCAAGTCGTTCGTGGTCGGAGACGGCTCCTTCAAGGGCATGGGCGTCGACTTCGCCGACTTGAACGGCGATGCCAGGTTCGACTTCTACGTCCCCAACATCAACGTCGCCTGGGGCCTGCAGGAGAGCAACCTGCTCTTCATCAACAAGGCCGCGAACGACGCCGACATGAGGCAGCAGCTCAGCAAGGGCGTCGCCCCGTTCACGCAGGAGGCCCAGCAGCACGGCCTGGCGTGGACCGGCTGGTGCTGGGACGTCAAGACGGGTGACTTCCGAAACGACGGCGAACAGGACGTGATCCAGACAACCGGCTTCATCAAAGGCACCGAGAATCGGTGGAACTGGCTGCAGGAGGCGGCCACCGAGAACGACGTCCTGCTGAGCAACCCGGCGATGTGGCCCAACTTCCAGCCCGGCGACGATGTCTCGGGCCACGAGGCCCTCGCCTTCTACGCCAAGAACTCCAGCGGCACCTACGTGAACATCAGTTCCGAGCTGGGCCTTGCGGTGCCGACCCCGACCCGCGCTGTCGCCACCGGCGACACGACCGGCACCGGCACCCTGGACTTCGCCGTGGCCCGGCAGTGGGGACCGCCGGCGTTCTACGCCAACCGGGCGCCGGAGCGCGGCAACTCGCTCGAGCTCAAGCTCTACCGTCCGTCTACCGATCCGGCCAAGGCCGGCAAGGGCCTCGCGGCCATCGGCACGCCCGCGTACGGCGCCCAGGTCAAGATCACGACGCCGCAGGGCACCCAGATCTCCCAGCTCGACGGCGGCGGCGGCCACGTCGGTTTCCGCAGCTTCGATGTCCACTTCGGGATCGGTTCGTACAGCGGCCCCGTGTCCGTCGACCTCCAGTGGCGTGACGTCGACGGAGGCCTCCACCAGCAGGCGCTGAAGCTCAAGCCCGGCGTCCACACCCTCATGCTCACCGACACCGCCCAGGAGGTTTCGAGCCGATGA